A single window of Micrococcaceae bacterium Sec5.1 DNA harbors:
- a CDS encoding MmgE/PrpD family protein yields the protein MSTESHSEPSITEVLSEYWAGTTYDDLPQDVVSAMKDHILDTLAVAMAGIPSEESRRVRNALSGMSNGGPCLIWGTRGRLNPAHAALANGTSAHARDFDDGGGPGHAGSATLPAAIAAAELVGASGKDLIVAACAGYDVSYRLLQGIGGFAAHTDRGWHSTGTFGTFAAAAACAKILHLDADTFANALGIAGSFTGGVWAFIEDGAWTKRVHPGKAGESGIDAAFLARAGITGPHRLFEAPWGGIFATYGDGRGFPERVTAGLGETFNVSTSYLKPYACCRGSHSAVDAVLKLIAERDLQPSDVLSITVTAGETAINMLNVDPIETVFDAQFSLPYAISVALENRSVGLEQFDPPRISEPRIQETFARISMVLDPSIQLEDGPRLDFDLMSGEKITLLAGNPTDAKGSEKNPMTHGEVVAKAQALLRPYGNEAAAQLIEAVENLDSASTLDKLINALSATPLPIWSKTHYDTNYLDRAGRTH from the coding sequence ATGTCAACTGAATCCCACTCCGAACCATCCATCACAGAAGTTCTCTCCGAATACTGGGCCGGAACCACCTACGACGACCTCCCACAGGATGTGGTTTCCGCCATGAAAGACCACATCCTCGACACACTGGCCGTGGCTATGGCCGGTATCCCTTCGGAGGAATCCCGCCGTGTCCGCAATGCCCTCTCCGGCATGTCCAACGGCGGTCCATGCCTCATCTGGGGCACCCGGGGACGGCTGAACCCGGCCCACGCGGCTCTTGCCAATGGAACCTCGGCCCACGCACGGGACTTCGACGACGGCGGCGGACCAGGACACGCCGGCTCGGCAACTTTGCCAGCCGCGATCGCTGCCGCAGAACTGGTCGGCGCAAGCGGCAAGGACTTGATTGTCGCCGCCTGCGCGGGCTACGACGTCAGTTATCGGCTCTTGCAGGGCATCGGCGGATTTGCCGCGCATACCGACCGGGGCTGGCACTCTACGGGGACGTTTGGCACGTTTGCGGCGGCTGCCGCGTGCGCCAAAATCCTGCATCTTGATGCGGACACCTTCGCGAATGCGCTCGGCATTGCCGGCTCATTCACTGGAGGGGTCTGGGCCTTCATAGAAGATGGCGCATGGACAAAGCGGGTGCACCCAGGCAAAGCCGGCGAGTCAGGAATCGATGCAGCGTTTTTGGCCCGAGCGGGTATCACTGGCCCTCATCGGCTCTTCGAGGCTCCATGGGGTGGGATTTTTGCCACCTATGGGGACGGCCGGGGTTTCCCCGAACGGGTCACAGCAGGTCTTGGTGAGACCTTCAACGTCTCCACGTCCTATCTCAAGCCCTATGCCTGCTGCCGAGGCAGCCACTCAGCGGTTGACGCGGTGCTGAAGCTGATCGCAGAACGCGATCTGCAACCCTCCGATGTACTCTCCATCACTGTGACCGCGGGCGAAACTGCGATCAACATGCTCAATGTTGACCCCATCGAGACCGTGTTTGATGCCCAATTCAGCTTGCCCTACGCCATCAGCGTGGCGCTGGAGAACCGCTCAGTAGGGTTGGAGCAATTCGACCCACCACGCATTTCGGAACCCCGGATCCAAGAGACCTTCGCCAGGATCTCAATGGTGCTGGACCCGTCGATCCAGCTCGAGGACGGGCCCCGTCTCGATTTTGACCTGATGTCCGGCGAAAAAATCACGCTCCTGGCCGGAAACCCCACAGATGCCAAAGGTTCTGAAAAGAACCCCATGACCCACGGTGAGGTCGTCGCCAAAGCACAGGCCCTTCTGCGCCCCTACGGCAACGAGGCAGCAGCGCAGCTAATCGAGGCGGTGGAGAACCTGGATTCAGCATCCACCCTCGACAAACTGATCAACGCCCTCAGCGCAACCCCTCTACCCATCTGGAGTAAGACTCACTATGACACCAACTACCTTGACCGAGCGGGTCGAACGCACTGA
- a CDS encoding cytochrome P450 has translation MTTTVPAFELFSPQANGHQGGALPDGGIAVGSDGYAVLSYQLSTEVLRNPRFANSALRLMEEFGINDGSVHGFRARSIIMQDGAQQLRLRTPLARFMGPATVQNTRDVLTDIVTGIFNDLKDTKPVDFHAGVDRRIPSLVYCHLAGAPQSDAPKVQELSERTLALLARDPSLKTDILSAYDDLFRYLNDLMERKRGHGLGDDMLSHLMTLADEGKLTAQELFDEATSMLEASSVNTGHQIGLVVWNLLRNPEVWEQIVADPTWIPTAVVEALRLYPRTGVISKIATEDMEVGGITIPAGADVHVAVWSANRDPERFENPGEFVLGRERNQPLTFSTGPHNCLGQGLAKVEIEEVVSHLARHYPQASVVESESAISQTAGRWTIKKLTVDLGPRS, from the coding sequence ATGACAACCACAGTGCCAGCATTCGAACTGTTCTCTCCACAGGCCAACGGCCACCAGGGCGGCGCGCTTCCCGATGGAGGAATCGCGGTCGGATCCGATGGTTACGCCGTTCTGTCCTACCAACTCTCTACCGAGGTGCTGCGCAATCCACGGTTTGCCAACTCAGCATTGCGCCTGATGGAAGAGTTCGGCATCAACGACGGCTCTGTCCACGGATTTCGAGCCCGCAGCATCATCATGCAAGACGGAGCCCAGCAACTGCGCTTACGGACTCCGCTTGCACGTTTCATGGGCCCGGCAACAGTGCAGAACACCCGCGACGTCCTCACGGACATCGTGACAGGCATCTTCAACGACCTCAAGGACACGAAGCCGGTGGATTTTCATGCAGGGGTTGATCGCAGAATCCCCTCCTTGGTTTACTGCCATTTAGCGGGAGCTCCGCAATCCGATGCACCCAAGGTACAGGAATTGTCCGAACGGACATTGGCGCTTCTGGCGAGGGATCCCAGCCTGAAAACCGACATCCTCTCTGCCTACGACGACCTATTCCGGTACCTCAATGATCTGATGGAGCGAAAGCGTGGCCACGGCCTTGGCGACGACATGCTCTCCCACCTGATGACACTCGCAGACGAGGGGAAGCTCACCGCACAGGAACTGTTCGACGAGGCAACCTCGATGCTTGAAGCAAGTTCCGTGAACACGGGCCACCAGATCGGCCTCGTCGTCTGGAATTTGCTGCGCAACCCGGAAGTCTGGGAGCAGATTGTTGCCGACCCTACGTGGATACCTACCGCAGTGGTGGAAGCGCTCCGCCTCTATCCCCGGACGGGTGTTATCAGCAAGATTGCGACGGAGGACATGGAGGTTGGCGGGATCACCATCCCGGCTGGCGCCGATGTGCATGTGGCCGTCTGGTCAGCCAACCGAGACCCTGAACGGTTCGAAAACCCCGGCGAATTCGTCCTGGGCCGCGAGCGAAACCAACCACTAACGTTCAGCACGGGCCCTCACAACTGCCTGGGTCAAGGACTGGCGAAGGTGGAAATCGAAGAGGTCGTCTCACACCTCGCGCGCCATTACCCCCAGGCCAGCGTCGTCGAATCCGAATCAGCAATAAGCCAGACCGCCGGGCGGTGGACGATTAAGAAACTAACCGTCGATCTTGGCCCCAGAAGCTGA
- a CDS encoding ferredoxin, producing MIKVNVDLQRCDANGTCAALMPDVFHIEKDGTLVQLASDVEDDRESELEEVILCCPMGAISRS from the coding sequence ATGATTAAAGTCAACGTGGACCTGCAGCGCTGCGATGCCAACGGCACCTGCGCAGCCTTAATGCCGGACGTGTTCCACATAGAGAAGGATGGCACGTTGGTACAGCTGGCTTCCGACGTCGAAGACGATCGCGAAAGCGAACTTGAAGAAGTCATCCTTTGCTGCCCGATGGGAGCGATTTCGCGGTCATGA
- a CDS encoding LysR family transcriptional regulator: MDLRNVRYFIAVAENGSITEASQALRISQPPLSMAMAKLEKELGVTLFDRKPRGIELTAAGEYLHHAGRRLLAEERRISDTLKAMGQGLAGELHLGCEPMCLWRIGSTKISEFLSIYRNVTLDLTDANPKVQLDRLADGTLDLAIMPIVAEEPLQPINGVHFDITVVDELPLTLIAPRSWGLSEITPVDVATLTDATWILPARIPGVRILWRIWADKFAPAGANPTEVIQVPTVMTAAQLVGAGVGVSLSSLEMARLHPDVAQIPVVGGWPNVPIAIVTRRDGVVTPVAERFAVLFSGVQTPS; encoded by the coding sequence ATGGATCTCAGGAATGTTCGATACTTCATCGCGGTGGCGGAGAACGGTTCCATTACCGAGGCTTCCCAAGCCTTGCGGATATCCCAGCCACCCTTGAGCATGGCTATGGCGAAGCTCGAAAAAGAGCTCGGAGTGACCCTGTTCGACAGGAAGCCCCGAGGCATCGAACTGACCGCCGCGGGCGAGTATCTGCACCATGCCGGACGCCGGCTTCTGGCTGAAGAGCGAAGAATCTCAGACACGCTCAAAGCCATGGGGCAGGGGCTTGCGGGCGAACTCCACCTCGGGTGCGAACCGATGTGCCTATGGCGGATCGGCAGTACCAAAATCTCGGAGTTCCTCTCGATCTACCGAAACGTGACCCTGGACCTGACAGACGCCAATCCCAAAGTGCAGCTGGACCGGCTGGCCGATGGCACCCTTGACCTGGCGATCATGCCCATAGTGGCCGAGGAGCCGCTGCAACCCATCAACGGAGTGCATTTCGACATCACAGTTGTGGACGAACTGCCGCTAACGCTCATCGCACCCAGATCCTGGGGCCTTTCGGAAATCACGCCAGTGGACGTTGCGACGCTGACGGACGCCACGTGGATCCTGCCCGCCCGAATTCCGGGAGTGCGCATCCTCTGGCGAATCTGGGCCGACAAGTTCGCACCCGCCGGGGCAAACCCAACCGAGGTGATCCAAGTACCGACGGTCATGACTGCCGCACAGTTGGTGGGTGCGGGAGTCGGAGTATCCCTCTCCAGTTTGGAGATGGCCCGCCTCCACCCGGATGTCGCACAAATTCCCGTGGTTGGCGGTTGGCCCAACGTGCCAATTGCCATCGTCACGCGACGCGACGGCGTAGTAACTCCGGTAGCTGAGCGGTTTGCAGTCCTGTTTTCCGGGGTTCAAACCCCGTCGTAA
- a CDS encoding NAD(P)/FAD-dependent oxidoreductase, whose translation MVFDVWPDVDDRWLRAATLTSFPQVYNGGIMEYQQQVIVAGAGPTGLLNALGLAQQGLDVTVVERSREPSDAPRAILYHWSTLDGLERLGLFVDASRAGFLKQDYAHYVRDTGETINYGLKALEGRVTHPYNLHLGQGALATIILRHLEQFPNVRVLWGHQITGLTQDDSAVTITAEHDGNRVKLRAPWLIGADGAGSAVRNALNLPFEGFTWPERFVAANIRFPDDRKGWAQTTFYVDDVLGAIIVKIDNSGPHGLWRYTYMEDAVLPEAGVVDRLPRFLEQIFGPEVAAGTTLDAIAPYRMHQRSAPTYRLGRVLLAGDAAHATNPTGGFGLTMGLFDSYLLNEALGAVIAGNADESVLDAYSELRRAAFIDKASPRATANKRLIFHSTDHVQRDKDLELFRRMGNDPELAAEVLYFTKTLETPSLVAA comes from the coding sequence TTGGTATTTGATGTATGGCCGGATGTGGACGACCGTTGGTTGAGGGCAGCGACGCTCACGTCATTTCCGCAGGTTTACAACGGAGGCATCATGGAATACCAGCAGCAGGTAATTGTGGCCGGAGCCGGTCCTACTGGTCTGCTCAATGCACTGGGCCTGGCACAGCAGGGACTGGACGTTACCGTCGTCGAACGCTCAAGGGAGCCAAGTGACGCCCCGCGGGCGATCCTCTACCACTGGTCCACACTCGACGGTCTGGAACGTCTCGGTCTTTTCGTCGACGCTTCACGGGCCGGGTTCCTGAAGCAGGATTATGCCCATTACGTCCGGGACACCGGTGAAACTATTAATTACGGTTTGAAGGCGTTGGAGGGCCGCGTAACCCACCCCTACAACCTGCACCTCGGCCAGGGTGCGCTGGCCACGATCATTCTTCGCCACCTTGAGCAATTTCCCAACGTCCGCGTCCTCTGGGGACACCAGATCACGGGGCTGACCCAGGATGACTCAGCAGTGACAATCACGGCGGAGCACGACGGAAATCGTGTTAAGTTGCGGGCTCCCTGGCTCATAGGTGCCGACGGCGCGGGCTCTGCCGTCAGGAATGCATTGAATCTGCCTTTTGAAGGTTTTACGTGGCCGGAGCGCTTTGTTGCCGCCAACATCCGTTTCCCCGACGACCGCAAGGGCTGGGCCCAAACGACCTTCTACGTCGACGATGTTCTCGGAGCAATCATCGTGAAGATCGATAATTCCGGGCCCCACGGGCTGTGGCGCTACACCTACATGGAGGATGCCGTTCTACCCGAAGCAGGCGTGGTGGACCGTCTGCCTCGGTTCTTGGAACAGATATTCGGCCCTGAGGTGGCTGCCGGCACCACCCTGGATGCCATTGCGCCTTATCGTATGCACCAGCGCAGTGCTCCAACCTACCGGCTTGGCCGTGTTCTGCTTGCCGGCGATGCAGCGCACGCAACAAACCCGACAGGCGGCTTCGGGCTGACAATGGGGCTGTTCGACTCCTACCTGCTGAACGAGGCATTGGGCGCCGTGATTGCGGGAAATGCCGATGAGTCCGTTCTTGATGCCTACTCCGAACTACGACGCGCCGCTTTCATTGACAAGGCCAGTCCCCGCGCCACCGCAAACAAGCGGTTGATCTTTCACTCGACAGACCACGTTCAGAGGGATAAAGACCTGGAGCTGTTCCGGAGGATGGGCAACGATCCAGAACTGGCCGCAGAAGTCCTCTACTTCACCAAGACACTCGAGACGCCCTCGCTTGTTGCCGCATAG
- a CDS encoding CaiB/BaiF CoA-transferase family protein — protein sequence MLPLSGITVVSLEQAVAAPFATRQLADLGARVIKIERPGVGDFARGYDETVKGMASHFVWLNRSKESVALDLKSPEGHHAVHELIRSADIFVQNLAPGAAERLGLGADALRAERPELIHVSISGYGADGPYSSKKAYDLLVQCEAGLVSITGSEETPSKVGISIADIASGMYAYSGILTALLQRGQTGEGATIELSMLEALGEWMGYAMNYAVYGGTAPKRTGSSHAAIAPYGPFTCGDSQQVFLGIQNEREWATFCERVLGRPMVALDERFARNSLRVKHRADLTLVIEEGLSRYPADEVVDLLEKAGIANALLRDMQGFADHPQLAARNRWREYDSPVGPLRALIPPATFVGQEPVMGRVPQVGEDTERILAEFKVLETT from the coding sequence ATGCTTCCTCTGAGCGGCATCACAGTCGTCTCGCTTGAGCAGGCGGTCGCAGCACCGTTTGCTACACGCCAACTCGCCGATTTGGGGGCCAGGGTCATCAAGATCGAGCGCCCAGGCGTGGGAGACTTCGCCCGCGGGTACGACGAAACAGTCAAGGGCATGGCGAGCCACTTTGTTTGGCTGAACCGGTCCAAGGAGTCAGTCGCCTTGGACCTGAAGAGCCCAGAGGGTCATCATGCCGTGCACGAGTTGATTCGCAGTGCTGACATCTTCGTGCAGAACCTGGCCCCGGGTGCGGCAGAACGTCTCGGGCTCGGCGCCGATGCGCTGCGTGCTGAGCGTCCGGAGCTGATCCACGTCTCAATTTCCGGCTATGGTGCCGACGGTCCGTATTCATCAAAGAAGGCTTATGACCTCCTGGTGCAGTGCGAAGCCGGTCTGGTGTCCATTACCGGCTCTGAAGAGACCCCATCCAAAGTGGGGATTTCGATTGCGGATATCGCCTCCGGTATGTACGCCTACTCAGGCATCCTGACTGCGCTGCTTCAGCGCGGGCAGACCGGGGAGGGGGCAACCATCGAATTATCGATGCTCGAGGCGCTCGGTGAATGGATGGGATACGCCATGAACTATGCAGTTTACGGCGGAACCGCACCAAAGCGGACAGGTTCATCACATGCAGCAATCGCCCCGTACGGTCCCTTCACGTGTGGTGACTCGCAGCAGGTGTTCCTGGGAATCCAGAACGAACGTGAGTGGGCAACCTTTTGTGAGCGGGTCCTTGGCCGTCCAATGGTCGCATTGGATGAACGCTTCGCGCGAAATTCCCTGCGTGTAAAGCACCGAGCGGACCTCACGTTGGTGATAGAGGAGGGGCTGTCCCGGTACCCGGCGGACGAGGTTGTGGACTTGCTTGAGAAAGCCGGGATAGCGAACGCACTGCTGCGTGACATGCAGGGCTTCGCTGACCACCCCCAACTGGCGGCGCGCAACAGATGGCGGGAATATGACTCACCGGTCGGGCCCTTACGTGCCCTGATTCCTCCAGCCACGTTCGTCGGGCAGGAGCCTGTGATGGGTCGCGTTCCCCAAGTGGGAGAAGACACCGAACGCATTCTGGCAGAGTTCAAAGTGCTGGAAACAACATGA
- a CDS encoding CoA ester lyase, translating into MSKDSLALLQSARSFLFVPGDRPERFSKAQTSGADVVILDLEDAVSARNKDSALLAVTSWLSGTGQAVVRIERDQEVASLRGIPGLIGVMVPKSEDPVHVSRVHQTLGCPVIALIESASGVVAAHSLASVPGVARLAFGELDFAADIAAQPNQRAMLLARSSLVLASRAHGLPGPLDGVTPKFDDDSALTQDLHAALELGMSGKLLIHPRQVAVTHHVFRPSDDEVAWAGRIVKSISDGGAVVKVDSAMVDAPVLRRAQAILARLASDARTLVNHREAHAGGSLAEEDK; encoded by the coding sequence ATGAGCAAGGACTCTTTGGCGTTGCTTCAGAGCGCCCGCTCGTTCCTGTTTGTCCCGGGGGACCGGCCCGAGCGGTTCTCGAAAGCGCAAACTTCCGGGGCTGATGTGGTCATCCTCGATTTGGAAGACGCCGTCAGCGCTCGCAATAAGGATTCGGCCTTGCTGGCCGTCACCTCCTGGTTGTCAGGAACAGGTCAAGCGGTGGTGCGGATCGAGCGGGACCAGGAGGTTGCTTCTTTGAGGGGCATCCCGGGCCTTATTGGGGTAATGGTGCCCAAGTCCGAAGACCCGGTCCACGTGTCCAGAGTCCATCAAACGCTGGGATGCCCTGTCATAGCGCTCATTGAGTCAGCCTCCGGCGTTGTGGCCGCCCACTCCCTGGCGAGTGTTCCGGGCGTGGCTCGACTCGCTTTTGGCGAGCTCGATTTCGCGGCGGATATTGCTGCGCAGCCGAACCAGCGCGCAATGTTGCTGGCCCGTTCGTCACTGGTCCTCGCCTCCCGCGCCCACGGCCTTCCGGGTCCCCTGGACGGCGTTACCCCAAAGTTCGACGACGACTCCGCGCTGACGCAGGACCTGCACGCCGCCCTCGAGTTGGGAATGTCCGGAAAACTCCTGATTCATCCCCGTCAGGTCGCCGTAACGCACCACGTCTTCCGTCCCAGTGACGACGAGGTCGCGTGGGCGGGGCGGATTGTGAAATCCATCAGTGACGGGGGAGCCGTGGTCAAGGTTGACAGTGCCATGGTGGACGCCCCTGTGCTGCGGCGCGCGCAAGCCATCCTCGCGCGCCTCGCGTCCGATGCACGCACGCTGGTCAATCACCGGGAAGCACACGCCGGCGGCAGCCTGGCAGAGGAGGACAAATGA
- a CDS encoding SDR family oxidoreductase produces MTHPMNHRPVAVITGGGGGLGNDIADRLADDGFDLALLDVSSSALQSAAARLSERSPKLKVLTYAGNLAEESVVAETFTRIEEEFGRIDVLVSAAGGSGTAKVRELSELSGEVWRAVIESNLTSTFLCARQAVPIMLKRGYGRIVNFSSLVADGLDGPSGTVGARLAYAASKGGIVSLTKQLGKDLGGTGITVNAVAPGLILPTTGRVRDTFEVMGAEEKAAASAAIPVGRPGTGREIAAAVAYLASAAAAFTSGTVLHVDGAAS; encoded by the coding sequence ATGACTCACCCTATGAATCATCGGCCTGTTGCCGTCATCACCGGCGGCGGCGGTGGCCTCGGAAATGACATCGCCGATCGCCTGGCGGATGACGGGTTCGACCTCGCGCTCCTTGACGTCTCGTCGTCGGCGCTACAGAGCGCAGCAGCCAGACTCTCGGAGAGATCGCCGAAGCTCAAAGTGCTGACATACGCGGGGAACCTGGCCGAGGAATCAGTGGTCGCCGAGACCTTCACCCGTATCGAGGAGGAGTTTGGGCGCATCGATGTCCTCGTCAGCGCGGCTGGAGGCAGTGGCACTGCCAAGGTCCGTGAACTCTCAGAACTGAGCGGCGAGGTGTGGCGTGCAGTGATCGAAAGCAACCTCACCAGCACTTTCCTGTGCGCGCGGCAGGCTGTCCCGATCATGCTGAAGCGCGGCTATGGACGGATCGTAAATTTCTCGTCGCTGGTTGCCGACGGTCTCGATGGGCCGTCAGGAACTGTAGGCGCCCGGCTGGCCTATGCTGCGTCCAAGGGAGGCATCGTGAGTCTCACCAAGCAGCTCGGCAAAGACCTCGGTGGCACCGGGATTACCGTGAACGCCGTAGCTCCTGGACTCATCCTCCCCACCACTGGGCGGGTCCGGGACACCTTCGAGGTGATGGGGGCGGAAGAGAAGGCCGCCGCCTCTGCCGCCATCCCCGTTGGCAGACCAGGAACCGGCCGCGAGATTGCCGCCGCCGTGGCATACCTCGCCTCAGCGGCAGCCGCATTCACCTCAGGCACCGTCCTGCACGTCGACGGAGCAGCATCTTGA
- a CDS encoding alpha/beta fold hydrolase: protein MKHPPLIMLPALGADSRLWQPVIDELGGEFECTVVRGEGQTIQAMADHVLSLAPSEFILVGISMGGYVALEIALRKTGRVKALALFNTSAIAAPEDRRKNSESLISLVNSGGFLEAITRTAPAVSRGIPEVQRVVEAMTEELGEQVFVDQQRAVMDRSDRRSELASMDCRTLVVGAAEDIITPPALSEDLAGRLPDARFVLIQESGHFVPLEQPKAAATALQAFLRNQAEGSPQVVGR, encoded by the coding sequence ATGAAACACCCCCCGCTGATCATGCTTCCGGCCCTGGGCGCCGACTCCCGGCTATGGCAGCCGGTCATTGACGAACTCGGGGGAGAGTTCGAATGCACGGTGGTCCGTGGTGAAGGGCAGACGATCCAGGCCATGGCGGACCATGTGCTGTCACTGGCCCCCAGCGAATTTATCCTGGTTGGAATTTCGATGGGAGGGTATGTCGCCCTTGAGATAGCGCTAAGGAAGACCGGAAGAGTCAAGGCTTTGGCGTTGTTCAACACCTCGGCCATTGCCGCGCCGGAGGATCGTCGGAAGAACTCCGAAAGCCTTATCTCGCTGGTGAATTCCGGGGGATTCCTGGAAGCGATCACCCGCACGGCCCCGGCCGTATCGCGGGGAATCCCCGAGGTTCAGCGGGTTGTGGAGGCGATGACCGAAGAACTGGGCGAACAGGTTTTCGTGGATCAGCAGCGCGCCGTAATGGATCGGTCCGACCGACGTTCGGAACTGGCCTCCATGGACTGTCGCACCCTGGTGGTGGGCGCTGCCGAAGACATCATTACGCCGCCGGCTTTGAGCGAGGATCTCGCTGGACGACTCCCTGATGCGCGCTTTGTCCTTATCCAGGAGAGCGGGCATTTCGTTCCACTGGAGCAACCAAAGGCGGCCGCAACCGCGCTGCAGGCTTTTCTTCGGAACCAGGCGGAAGGTTCGCCGCAGGTGGTCGGCAGGTGA
- a CDS encoding dioxygenase → MSKDLGPESLTDAVIDSFKDTADPRLKAILESLTRNLHNFVRQVSPSISEWEAAINFLTATGRKCDDVRQEFILLSDVLGVSMLVETINDQETPDATDSTVLGPFHMVESPERHLGDNISSESEGDVCVVRGRVLSVTGLPIPNARIDVWQANTTGFYDVQQPGIQSVGNGRGLFRTDENGAFHFRSVVPSYYPIPTDGPVGGLLKASGRHPYRPAHIHFIVTAAGFKELTTHIFIGGSEYIDSDAVFAVKESLIKPFTPNEDPAAAAEFGVDSPFIEGVIDILLHPESQSPSSRFQVSEEVVR, encoded by the coding sequence ATGAGCAAAGACCTAGGTCCGGAATCGCTCACTGACGCTGTCATCGACAGTTTCAAAGACACTGCTGACCCGCGGCTTAAGGCCATTCTGGAAAGCCTGACCCGCAACCTTCACAACTTCGTTCGTCAGGTAAGCCCCAGCATTTCCGAATGGGAAGCGGCAATCAACTTCCTTACCGCAACAGGCCGGAAGTGCGATGACGTGCGCCAGGAGTTCATCCTGCTTTCGGACGTACTGGGAGTTTCCATGCTGGTGGAGACGATCAACGATCAGGAAACCCCGGACGCTACGGATTCGACCGTCCTCGGGCCCTTCCATATGGTCGAATCACCCGAACGGCATCTGGGCGACAACATCTCTTCCGAAAGCGAAGGGGACGTGTGCGTTGTCAGGGGGAGGGTCCTCTCAGTCACCGGACTGCCTATTCCCAACGCCCGGATTGACGTGTGGCAGGCCAACACCACGGGCTTCTACGACGTCCAGCAGCCGGGCATTCAAAGCGTCGGCAACGGCAGGGGACTCTTCCGTACCGACGAAAACGGTGCGTTCCATTTCCGCAGCGTTGTACCGAGCTACTATCCGATTCCAACCGATGGTCCGGTTGGAGGTCTGTTGAAGGCCAGTGGAAGACACCCCTACCGTCCAGCCCATATCCACTTCATTGTCACCGCGGCGGGTTTCAAGGAGCTGACGACCCACATCTTCATTGGGGGAAGCGAATACATCGACTCGGATGCGGTCTTCGCTGTCAAGGAAAGCCTCATCAAACCCTTCACCCCCAACGAGGACCCTGCGGCGGCCGCAGAGTTTGGGGTGGATTCCCCGTTCATCGAGGGAGTCATCGACATTCTGCTGCACCCGGAGAGCCAATCTCCCAGCTCACGTTTCCAAGTATCCGAGGAGGTAGTCCGGTGA
- a CDS encoding maleylacetate reductase: protein MKEFRYEALPMRVTFGAGSVKTLPEEVRALGLRRVLVLSTPFQEDLARNVSRQLGELSAGVHAEAEMHVPIESAHRARDAARAADADGYVAVGGGSTTGLGKAIALEFGAPIIAVPTTYAGSEMTPIWGLTADGEKKTGRDPRVLPTSVIYDPELTLTLPVGMSVTSGFNAIAHAVEALYAPDGSPVISLMAEEGARAMLNALQKIVKDPAHAEARSDALYGAWLCGATLGATTMSLHHKLCHILGGTFNLPHAETHTVVLPYALNFNAGHAPDAIAALQRATGAQNPARHIRELAVNLGGPRSLRELGFTDEDIDTAVELATHNQYANPRPLTATGLRGLLTAALNGDALTSP, encoded by the coding sequence GTGAAGGAATTCCGCTATGAAGCACTGCCGATGCGGGTAACTTTCGGCGCGGGGTCGGTCAAGACTCTCCCCGAGGAGGTCCGTGCGTTGGGCCTGCGGCGTGTACTGGTCCTGTCCACTCCGTTTCAGGAAGATCTGGCCAGGAACGTATCCAGGCAATTGGGCGAGTTGAGCGCCGGGGTGCACGCAGAAGCCGAGATGCACGTCCCCATTGAATCAGCCCACAGGGCACGTGATGCAGCAAGGGCAGCGGATGCCGATGGTTATGTAGCAGTAGGGGGTGGATCCACCACGGGACTTGGGAAGGCAATAGCTTTGGAGTTTGGCGCCCCCATCATCGCGGTGCCCACCACCTACGCCGGATCGGAAATGACGCCGATCTGGGGGCTGACAGCCGACGGCGAAAAGAAGACCGGCCGTGACCCGCGCGTGTTGCCTACAAGCGTCATTTATGACCCGGAACTTACGCTGACCCTTCCGGTGGGCATGTCCGTCACCAGCGGTTTCAATGCGATAGCCCATGCGGTGGAAGCGCTCTATGCCCCTGACGGATCTCCTGTCATCTCGCTCATGGCAGAGGAAGGAGCCCGTGCAATGCTCAACGCCTTGCAGAAAATCGTCAAGGATCCAGCCCATGCGGAGGCCAGGTCAGATGCGCTGTACGGGGCATGGCTTTGTGGTGCCACTCTGGGAGCGACCACGATGTCGCTGCACCACAAGCTCTGCCACATCCTCGGCGGGACCTTCAACTTGCCCCACGCTGAAACCCATACGGTAGTGCTGCCCTATGCGCTGAACTTCAATGCCGGGCATGCTCCCGATGCCATCGCTGCATTGCAGCGGGCCACTGGGGCACAGAATCCTGCCCGCCACATACGTGAACTCGCTGTGAACCTGGGCGGTCCGCGTTCTCTGCGTGAACTCGGCTTCACCGACGAAGACATCGACACGGCCGTCGAACTGGCAACCCACAATCAATATGCCAACCCGCGTCCATTGACAGCAACAGGCCTCCGGGGCCTCCTCACCGCCGCGCTTAACGGTGACGCCCTGACATCTCCCTAG